The following proteins come from a genomic window of Methanocella sp.:
- a CDS encoding 30S ribosomal protein S27ae gives MADKKPAAKGNKGKNLKSRMYEVKEGKVVRKGQSCPRCGDGVFLASHADRLSCGKCGYTEYKKK, from the coding sequence ATGGCAGATAAGAAACCAGCAGCAAAGGGGAACAAGGGCAAGAACCTGAAGTCCCGCATGTATGAAGTGAAGGAAGGCAAGGTCGTCCGCAAGGGCCAGTCGTGCCCCAGGTGCGGCGACGGCGTATTCTTAGCCAGCCACGCGGACCGCTTATCTTGCGGCAAGTGCGGCTATACCGAGTACAAGAAGAAGTAA
- the ribB gene encoding 3,4-dihydroxy-2-butanone-4-phosphate synthase, whose protein sequence is MIQEAIKALQGGQPILLYDFDDRETETDIVIPAETTTPKEVYRLRRDAGGLICTAIDPVICDKLGIPYIVDVLRFAGNSGNGFKAIESIYERVGDIPYDTKSSFSLWVNHRKTFTGITDNDRSLTITKLGEITKKAMNGEHVNFGAEFRSPGHMPLLRAAPGLLKDRRGQTELSIVLARAAGITPAMVMCEMLNGETGKALKKQDAIAYAKRHGFVFIEGKEVVDYFNHEMAKAIEPSNGKVPQSTT, encoded by the coding sequence ATGATACAGGAAGCGATCAAGGCATTACAGGGCGGGCAGCCCATACTCTTATACGACTTCGACGACCGCGAGACCGAGACCGACATCGTGATACCGGCTGAGACCACCACGCCCAAAGAGGTATACCGCCTCCGGCGTGACGCGGGCGGCCTCATCTGCACGGCCATCGATCCCGTCATTTGCGATAAGCTGGGCATCCCTTACATCGTCGACGTCCTCCGCTTCGCGGGCAACTCCGGCAACGGCTTCAAGGCGATCGAATCAATATACGAGAGGGTCGGCGACATCCCCTATGACACGAAGTCGTCGTTCTCGCTGTGGGTCAACCACCGCAAGACCTTCACGGGCATCACCGACAATGACCGTTCCTTAACGATCACGAAGCTGGGCGAGATAACGAAGAAGGCCATGAATGGAGAACACGTAAACTTCGGCGCCGAGTTCAGGTCTCCCGGCCACATGCCCCTGCTCAGGGCGGCACCGGGTCTGCTGAAAGACCGTAGAGGCCAGACCGAGTTGTCGATAGTGCTGGCAAGAGCGGCAGGCATAACTCCCGCCATGGTCATGTGCGAGATGCTCAACGGCGAGACCGGCAAGGCCCTCAAGAAGCAGGACGCCATCGCCTATGCGAAAAGGCATGGCTTCGTCTTCATCGAAGGCAAGGAAGTCGTCGATTACTTCAATCACGAGATGGCCAAAGCAATAGAACCATCAAATGGGAAGGTTCCGCAGAGTACGACGTAA
- a CDS encoding DUF120 domain-containing protein translates to MEVEILKKLALMGAAKGNVRLSSAKLGSTIGMSAQTAARRLVHLEKQGYISRLVTTEGQEVRLTDKGVSRLNAEFLDYRKIFEDGHVQRIKGRVTTGLGEGQYYISLDGYREQFKEKLGFEPYPGTLNLQLKEPFAHPEASAIKIEGFKDATRTFGGGKCYVVRIDGIRCAVMRPDRSSYPLNLVEIIAPVNLRKTLGLKDGDEVEVILE, encoded by the coding sequence ATGGAAGTCGAGATCCTGAAAAAGCTCGCCCTCATGGGCGCCGCAAAGGGAAATGTCCGTCTGTCCTCGGCCAAGCTCGGCTCGACCATAGGCATGAGTGCCCAGACGGCCGCCCGCCGTTTGGTGCATTTGGAGAAGCAGGGGTACATCAGCAGGCTTGTCACGACCGAGGGCCAGGAGGTCAGGCTCACGGACAAGGGCGTTTCGAGGCTAAATGCGGAGTTTTTAGACTACCGTAAGATCTTCGAGGACGGGCACGTTCAGCGCATCAAGGGCCGCGTCACGACGGGCCTGGGCGAGGGCCAGTACTACATTTCGCTGGACGGCTACCGGGAACAGTTTAAGGAAAAGCTGGGCTTTGAGCCGTACCCGGGAACGCTGAATTTACAGCTAAAAGAGCCGTTCGCCCACCCTGAGGCATCTGCGATCAAGATCGAGGGCTTTAAGGACGCCACGAGGACATTCGGCGGCGGCAAATGCTACGTAGTCCGGATAGATGGCATCCGGTGTGCAGTCATGAGGCCCGACCGCTCGAGCTATCCCTTGAATTTAGTGGAGATCATCGCGCCCGTGAACCTGAGGAAAACGCTTGGCCTCAAAGACGGGGACGAGGTAGAGGTGATACTTGAATGA
- a CDS encoding 2-phosphosulfolactate phosphatase — translation MRYLIGPEGKQQYESEPEGVPVIVDVLRASSTIVAALSSGAREVIPVEDADKALALGKELGAVTIGERHGVKIGGFDYNNSPTEILSADIKDKTVVMTTTNGTRIMTEGGIIGSTLNAGAVAERIMPEERVYLLATNPLSSEEDLNAASLIEVVAVLLGRGYFMYQAERFIQNDAECQALLERIRGSQAGQRVIGLGYEYDVDMICRDINRFPIVPVYRDGRITVI, via the coding sequence ATGCGTTATCTCATCGGCCCCGAAGGCAAGCAGCAATACGAGTCCGAGCCGGAAGGCGTCCCCGTCATCGTCGACGTCCTCCGGGCATCCTCCACCATAGTGGCGGCCCTATCGTCCGGCGCCCGGGAGGTCATACCGGTGGAAGATGCCGACAAAGCCCTTGCACTGGGCAAGGAGCTGGGCGCCGTGACTATCGGAGAGCGCCACGGTGTCAAGATCGGCGGCTTCGACTACAACAACTCGCCGACGGAAATCCTCAGCGCCGACATCAAGGATAAAACAGTGGTCATGACCACCACCAATGGCACGAGGATCATGACCGAGGGCGGCATCATCGGCAGCACGCTCAACGCCGGCGCCGTGGCCGAGCGCATCATGCCCGAGGAGCGGGTTTATCTTTTAGCCACGAATCCCCTTAGCTCGGAAGAGGATCTGAACGCGGCGAGCCTCATCGAGGTCGTGGCCGTCCTGCTGGGCCGGGGCTATTTCATGTACCAGGCTGAGCGTTTTATTCAAAATGATGCGGAGTGCCAGGCTCTGCTTGAAAGGATCCGCGGCTCGCAGGCAGGGCAGAGAGTTATTGGGCTCGGCTACGAGTACGACGTGGACATGATATGCCGGGACATCAACCGTTTTCCAATCGTGCCCGTCTACCGCGACGGCCGTATAACAGTTATTTAA
- a CDS encoding DUF7261 family protein, giving the protein MDDLGQMILLSALLACICLLGVVACVAAVNDSAYADGRHLSGDGMANIRWAQECALRRTAIFYTSATWDGRFHAVSGFKDAANSSSGNVSEELLKHGIFYRFTFNDSLAAEYAAAHPDNNMESIGGVLVERSGNTAKVSGCAYDISAEGRGVSYRLCRVITFD; this is encoded by the coding sequence ATGGATGACCTGGGCCAGATGATCCTGCTGTCGGCGCTGCTCGCGTGCATTTGTCTCCTGGGCGTCGTGGCATGCGTGGCGGCCGTGAACGATAGCGCTTATGCGGACGGGAGGCATTTATCCGGCGATGGCATGGCAAATATACGCTGGGCCCAGGAATGCGCGCTCCGGCGGACAGCCATATTTTACACTTCCGCTACGTGGGACGGGCGGTTCCATGCCGTCTCGGGCTTTAAGGATGCGGCGAACTCTTCCTCGGGTAACGTGTCGGAGGAGCTTTTAAAACATGGCATATTTTATCGTTTCACTTTTAACGATAGCCTGGCCGCCGAATACGCGGCCGCCCATCCTGACAACAATATGGAAAGCATCGGCGGGGTCCTGGTCGAGCGGAGCGGCAATACGGCGAAGGTATCAGGCTGCGCCTACGATATTAGTGCCGAGGGCCGCGGCGTGTCTTATCGCCTATGCCGCGTAATTACATTCGATTAG
- a CDS encoding DUF7262 family protein — protein sequence MELNDGGAVHLIEAALATVIVIGALYYVNSAAPLTHAGRDDSLGLLSSDMLNVMEFRAGSIEHPSLGFTLSSAAQWNDSSDELSADILHTLPPGTYYFMETPYGTIGQSPATGADMYVMPFIACGDAGIMLDCKLTLWRA from the coding sequence TTGGAGCTCAATGACGGGGGCGCCGTCCACCTCATAGAGGCGGCCCTGGCAACGGTGATCGTCATCGGGGCGCTGTATTACGTGAACTCTGCAGCGCCGCTCACACACGCCGGCCGGGATGACAGCCTGGGCCTGCTATCATCCGACATGCTGAACGTCATGGAGTTCAGGGCCGGTTCCATCGAACACCCTTCTCTCGGCTTTACCTTATCTTCGGCAGCGCAGTGGAACGATAGCTCGGACGAGCTATCCGCCGATATTCTTCACACGCTGCCTCCGGGTACTTATTATTTTATGGAGACGCCCTATGGCACAATAGGCCAGAGTCCGGCTACAGGAGCGGATATGTACGTCATGCCCTTTATCGCCTGCGGTGACGCCGGGATTATGCTCGACTGTAAGCTGACCCTGTGGAGGGCTTAA
- a CDS encoding DUF7266 family protein — protein sequence MNDDTGIAIVSEYVALLGISLLIFTAIFAGLGSFSNTASADARAKSAYDVAARVGERISSAVESGDSVAEEVDLPGRICGQSYLIYASEDDRSVHVLVGHETYEAPMIIPEGVVIDGFMASVQGAHRIVYESSSKTLTMD from the coding sequence ATGAATGACGATACGGGCATAGCGATCGTATCCGAGTATGTGGCGCTCCTGGGCATATCGCTGCTGATCTTTACGGCGATATTCGCCGGGCTCGGAAGCTTCAGCAATACGGCCTCCGCCGATGCCAGAGCAAAGTCCGCTTACGATGTGGCGGCACGCGTGGGAGAGCGCATATCCTCGGCAGTAGAAAGCGGGGATTCCGTTGCTGAGGAGGTCGATCTTCCGGGACGCATATGCGGGCAGAGCTACCTCATATACGCCTCGGAAGACGACCGGTCTGTCCACGTGCTCGTAGGCCATGAGACGTATGAGGCGCCGATGATAATTCCTGAAGGTGTTGTGATCGACGGGTTCATGGCAAGCGTGCAAGGCGCGCATCGCATCGTGTATGAAAGCTCATCAAAAACTCTAACGATGGACTAG
- a CDS encoding type II secretion system F family protein yields MQLNVIQHGTIDISDARLLVKSIGLPAVTAASAAGGMAIGCIVFALTSGIDMGLFAGLLVSLIPVAYAHRTVAVYDSDVESKAPEFFYDLSEQVKASGSIVKALKRVSRHEYGIISDEVCRMLSEVEEEGYDIAFALRAMASRAKNSYIDRSVSVIVEALTTSSSLESILKAVASDGRLSGSLKKERQSGISSSIFVIYFTAVIFLAVTMLCLTSFMHLSSEMRLASGVEGVVTRDSVMPYYVLSVSVALCTGLTIGEMRDASIYGGARDAALLLLLTFLVYELVIFPGYNLLGGYGI; encoded by the coding sequence ATGCAGCTTAACGTCATCCAGCATGGTACGATCGATATATCGGATGCCCGTTTGCTGGTAAAATCGATCGGTCTTCCTGCCGTGACCGCCGCTTCCGCGGCAGGCGGCATGGCTATCGGATGTATCGTGTTCGCGCTCACGTCCGGCATAGACATGGGGCTGTTCGCCGGCCTCCTGGTCTCGCTGATCCCGGTAGCGTACGCACACAGGACCGTGGCCGTCTACGATTCGGATGTGGAGTCCAAGGCCCCGGAATTCTTCTACGACCTGTCCGAGCAGGTAAAGGCCAGCGGCTCGATCGTGAAGGCGCTCAAGCGGGTATCCCGGCACGAGTACGGCATTATCTCCGACGAGGTATGCCGCATGCTGTCCGAGGTGGAAGAGGAAGGCTACGATATCGCCTTCGCGCTCCGCGCCATGGCCTCCAGGGCAAAGAACAGCTATATCGACCGGTCCGTATCGGTCATCGTAGAAGCGCTCACCACAAGCTCCAGCCTGGAGAGCATTTTGAAGGCCGTCGCCTCCGATGGAAGGCTTTCCGGGTCGCTGAAAAAAGAGCGGCAGTCGGGGATCTCCTCATCGATATTCGTCATCTATTTCACGGCCGTTATTTTTTTAGCGGTCACCATGCTCTGCCTCACATCCTTCATGCACCTCTCCAGCGAAATGAGGCTTGCGTCGGGCGTGGAGGGCGTCGTTACCCGGGACTCGGTCATGCCATATTACGTTTTATCCGTCTCCGTAGCCCTGTGCACCGGGCTCACCATCGGGGAGATGCGCGATGCCAGCATATATGGAGGCGCCCGGGACGCCGCTTTACTTCTTTTACTAACGTTCCTCGTGTATGAGCTCGTCATCTTTCCCGGATATAACCTACTGGGGGGTTACGGTATATGA
- a CDS encoding type II secretion system F family protein, translating to MIEPFEKISRPMALRAKVSRSNYEKCRAESDFEEWMYGTLLISLSSAVLAAAGYLILLFVMGIAFDIITLILIPFIFIGAALLAYNVRAYSVRSARDYRGSLIDANIVHAAGFMLTMAESNVPLKNMFENISNLGGVYGRDVALEAAYILSLVEEDGMDIVSALRQAQATSPSLSWQELLIGLAEVYGSGGSLKGYLRGKYEAYTERKRMDVRRFNDSMQGLSSVFLSLVGIASIFISLINLVFNMAGWLANDSIVWLDALIVVPLGSFIVIRMMKASNPEA from the coding sequence ATGATTGAGCCATTCGAGAAGATATCCCGTCCCATGGCTCTACGGGCAAAAGTATCGCGGTCAAACTACGAGAAGTGCAGGGCGGAGAGTGATTTCGAGGAATGGATGTACGGGACCTTGCTCATATCGCTGTCTTCAGCTGTACTGGCCGCCGCCGGATACCTTATATTGCTATTTGTCATGGGCATCGCTTTCGACATTATTACATTAATTCTCATTCCATTCATTTTTATAGGTGCAGCGCTGCTCGCGTACAATGTCCGCGCTTACTCGGTCAGGTCGGCCAGGGATTACCGGGGCTCCCTCATCGACGCGAACATCGTCCACGCCGCAGGGTTCATGCTGACCATGGCAGAGTCGAACGTCCCCCTGAAGAACATGTTCGAGAACATATCGAACCTGGGCGGCGTCTATGGCAGGGATGTCGCGCTCGAGGCGGCCTATATCCTGTCGCTCGTAGAGGAAGACGGCATGGACATAGTGTCAGCCCTGAGACAGGCTCAGGCCACGTCGCCCTCCTTGTCCTGGCAGGAGCTGCTCATCGGCCTCGCCGAGGTCTATGGCAGCGGCGGCAGCCTGAAAGGATACCTCCGGGGCAAGTACGAGGCCTATACCGAGAGAAAGCGCATGGACGTGAGAAGGTTCAACGACAGTATGCAGGGGCTGTCGTCGGTCTTCCTGTCGCTCGTCGGCATCGCCTCGATCTTCATATCGCTCATCAACCTGGTGTTCAACATGGCTGGATGGCTGGCCAACGATTCCATCGTGTGGCTGGACGCGCTTATCGTCGTTCCCCTGGGCAGCTTCATCGTCATCCGCATGATGAAAGCCTCGAACCCGGAGGCCTGA
- a CDS encoding type II/IV secretion system ATPase subunit, protein MSLARDALLSVDDDGPRKSLKAGNVKGTAAEPPAPKDEEPRPVERSGGVEVVKSYRIDSHCSVQILWDAMSGKCRYDLIEPTMNCDECKVHDAIVAELHKKPRGELEAMKKSGGRKRIRQKFERLCMERSVPASLKDKMRYFIERDFWGYKKIDALLRDENVEDVSCNGYGSPVYVYMPEYESIPTGITFNTEEELDDFILYLVQKGGKSISAAHPIQDVSLPDGSRLNGTIYREVSSNGSTFSIRVANRTRRAAELLRQRTFSPESLAFLWLAMENRCSMAFIGGTASGKTAALNAVSGFITDKHKVVTIEDTREVRLSSQNWTPLVVREAGEAPITEFDLLLAAFRQRPEYVIVGEVRTPEGARAAIHGINSGHTVLMTFHADSAASFFNRVLNAPFNIPPHTAASLSLCVNLAMVNVQSGPVDIKVRRCRSISEITGVGEDSTLKINELFEWDPASDRISMREGQSAVLENIRGDRGWDDGRLIEELSSRAAVLRWIGENSVVDEARIKKIVESYHRDRKGLLRFILAHPAFDGDITLGDYAYD, encoded by the coding sequence ATGAGCCTTGCGCGGGATGCACTATTGAGCGTGGACGATGACGGGCCGAGAAAAAGCCTCAAGGCCGGTAATGTAAAGGGCACTGCGGCTGAGCCGCCCGCCCCGAAAGATGAGGAACCCCGGCCTGTTGAGCGCTCCGGCGGCGTGGAAGTGGTTAAAAGCTACAGGATCGACAGCCATTGCAGTGTACAGATCCTCTGGGACGCCATGTCGGGAAAATGCCGGTATGACCTGATCGAGCCCACGATGAACTGCGACGAATGTAAAGTACATGACGCTATCGTTGCCGAGCTGCATAAAAAGCCCCGCGGGGAACTCGAGGCAATGAAGAAATCCGGGGGCCGGAAGCGTATCCGCCAGAAGTTCGAGCGCTTATGCATGGAAAGAAGCGTGCCCGCCTCTCTAAAAGATAAAATGCGGTACTTCATCGAGCGCGATTTCTGGGGCTATAAGAAGATCGACGCCCTGCTCCGGGACGAGAACGTGGAGGACGTGAGCTGCAACGGCTACGGAAGCCCCGTCTACGTTTATATGCCCGAGTACGAGTCTATCCCCACGGGCATCACTTTCAATACAGAAGAGGAGCTGGACGACTTTATCCTCTATCTGGTGCAGAAAGGCGGAAAGTCCATCAGCGCCGCCCACCCCATCCAGGACGTATCGCTGCCGGACGGGTCCAGGCTCAATGGCACCATATACAGGGAAGTCAGCTCCAACGGCTCGACGTTCTCCATCCGTGTGGCTAACCGGACCAGGAGGGCGGCCGAGCTGCTGAGGCAGCGCACCTTTTCGCCCGAGTCGCTGGCATTCCTGTGGCTGGCCATGGAGAACCGGTGCAGCATGGCGTTCATCGGTGGCACGGCCTCGGGTAAGACGGCCGCGCTCAACGCGGTCAGCGGCTTCATCACCGATAAGCACAAGGTCGTCACCATCGAGGATACCCGGGAAGTGAGGCTGTCATCGCAGAACTGGACGCCCCTCGTCGTGCGGGAGGCCGGCGAAGCGCCAATCACCGAGTTCGACCTGCTATTAGCCGCTTTTCGCCAGCGGCCCGAATACGTCATCGTGGGCGAGGTCCGGACGCCGGAAGGCGCCCGGGCCGCGATACACGGCATCAACTCCGGCCACACGGTGCTCATGACCTTCCACGCGGACTCCGCGGCGAGCTTCTTCAACCGCGTCCTGAACGCCCCTTTCAATATACCTCCCCATACAGCCGCCAGCCTCTCCTTGTGCGTCAACCTCGCTATGGTAAACGTCCAGTCCGGGCCCGTCGACATCAAGGTACGGCGTTGCCGCTCGATCAGCGAGATCACAGGAGTCGGCGAGGACAGCACGCTAAAGATCAACGAGCTCTTTGAATGGGACCCGGCCAGTGACCGTATCTCAATGAGGGAGGGGCAATCAGCAGTGCTGGAAAACATTCGCGGCGACAGGGGCTGGGACGACGGCCGGCTCATCGAGGAGCTGAGCTCGCGGGCGGCCGTGTTGCGATGGATCGGCGAAAACAGCGTCGTCGACGAGGCGCGCATCAAAAAGATCGTCGAGTCATACCACCGGGACCGGAAGGGCCTGCTCAGGTTCATTTTGGCGCACCCGGCCTTCGATGGCGACATAACGCTGGGGGATTACGCCTATGATTGA
- the mptA gene encoding GTP cyclohydrolase MptA encodes MFLILPDVQAGNPDVRISLTKVGVTEVKKMVEIARGSKRPIILIPTFDIFVDLPSNRKGANLSRNLEVIDKVLEDAIKEPVYAIEDLCVDVSRELLAKHEYSSRAEVSMQGEYMMKRRSPVTNMECQEVYDICADAVAVRGGLISKGIGARVIAMTACPCAQDIMKAEAEHKLRKLGVKQSQIEEFLDDMPMPTHNQRGIGSIKIEFADHRDGENKRISIESIIDIIEQSMSCRMFELLKRQDEEYVVRTAHQNPKFVEDCVRAMAKNLVQRFPDLSDDTAITIKQVNEESIHRHNAFAERYATFGELKKEVNGKATVKAKEASKPVVSKVGRKKAMT; translated from the coding sequence ATGTTCTTGATATTACCCGACGTGCAAGCCGGCAACCCCGACGTCAGGATCAGCTTAACGAAGGTGGGCGTCACCGAAGTCAAGAAGATGGTGGAGATCGCCCGCGGCTCGAAGAGGCCCATCATCCTGATACCCACGTTCGACATTTTCGTGGACCTTCCCTCCAACCGTAAGGGCGCAAACCTCTCCCGGAATCTCGAGGTCATCGACAAGGTCCTGGAAGACGCCATAAAGGAGCCCGTCTACGCGATAGAAGATTTATGCGTCGACGTGTCCAGGGAACTCCTGGCCAAGCACGAGTACTCGTCCCGTGCCGAAGTGAGCATGCAGGGAGAGTACATGATGAAGCGCCGCTCGCCTGTGACGAACATGGAGTGCCAGGAAGTCTACGACATCTGCGCCGACGCCGTGGCAGTCCGGGGTGGCCTCATCAGCAAGGGCATCGGGGCCCGGGTCATCGCCATGACGGCGTGCCCCTGCGCGCAGGACATCATGAAGGCCGAGGCCGAGCATAAGCTGCGGAAGCTCGGGGTAAAACAAAGCCAGATCGAGGAATTTTTAGATGATATGCCCATGCCCACGCACAACCAGCGCGGCATCGGCTCCATAAAGATAGAATTCGCCGACCACCGGGACGGCGAGAATAAGCGTATCTCCATCGAGTCCATTATAGACATCATAGAGCAGTCCATGAGCTGCCGGATGTTTGAGCTACTGAAGCGCCAGGACGAGGAGTATGTAGTCCGGACCGCCCACCAGAACCCGAAGTTCGTGGAGGACTGCGTCAGGGCCATGGCCAAAAACCTCGTGCAAAGGTTCCCGGACCTTAGCGACGACACGGCAATAACCATCAAGCAGGTCAACGAGGAGAGCATACACCGCCACAACGCCTTCGCCGAGAGGTACGCCACCTTCGGCGAGCTTAAGAAAGAAGTGAACGGCAAGGCGACCGTTAAGGCGAAGGAAGCCTCGAAGCCCGTCGTGTCAAAGGTCGGGCGGAAGAAGGCAATGACTTAG
- a CDS encoding TraB/GumN family protein — protein MKKLIEGQADTQAEIRVSQNPLDNIMLVGTAHVSEKSVKEVEEAIEAYKPDVVAIELDARRYRSLKEGNQENKEIPIKELLKGNNLAIFLIQTMLAFVQRKVGAEMGVKPGSEMLAAIDAANARHLSIALIDRDLGITLARFWAKMSLLEKLRMGYSLILASLGIGTKDIDIDKITQEDVVSSLIEELREYTPTVAEVLVDERDAYLAHNLLEIAKTKRVLGVVGAGHREGIHKYLEHPETIPSIEAISTVPKKRHIPWLKIFSALIVLSIILIFVLLILSGIPLQQLFVALVVLFIVQGMLSALFVAAVGGHWKSIATAFALAWYAFLNPVLAIGWLAGVVEASQYPPTMEDLNTLLGSGDEEAGVVETLKGMFNNKLFKAIAVAAVANVGSMLGTILGAAILVYYFHITDPVTLLQSGIGNGYHAITALLASIRLL, from the coding sequence GTGAAAAAGTTGATCGAAGGACAGGCGGACACACAGGCTGAAATACGCGTTTCTCAGAATCCTCTGGATAACATCATGCTCGTAGGCACGGCCCACGTGTCGGAAAAAAGCGTTAAGGAGGTCGAGGAGGCCATCGAGGCCTATAAGCCCGACGTCGTCGCGATCGAGCTCGACGCCCGCCGCTACCGCTCGCTGAAGGAGGGTAACCAGGAGAACAAGGAGATACCCATAAAAGAGCTCCTCAAGGGCAACAACCTGGCGATCTTTTTGATCCAGACCATGCTGGCCTTCGTCCAGCGCAAGGTCGGCGCCGAAATGGGCGTGAAGCCCGGCTCGGAGATGCTGGCCGCCATCGACGCCGCCAACGCCCGCCACCTGAGCATAGCGCTCATCGACCGTGACCTGGGCATCACGCTCGCCCGCTTCTGGGCGAAGATGTCTCTCCTCGAAAAGTTACGGATGGGCTACTCGCTCATCCTGGCCTCGCTGGGCATCGGCACGAAGGACATCGACATCGACAAGATCACCCAGGAGGACGTGGTCTCCAGCCTCATCGAGGAGCTCAGGGAATACACGCCCACCGTCGCCGAAGTCCTGGTTGACGAGCGGGACGCGTACCTGGCCCATAATCTGCTCGAGATCGCGAAGACGAAGCGCGTGCTCGGCGTCGTGGGGGCGGGGCACCGTGAAGGTATCCATAAGTACCTTGAGCACCCGGAGACGATCCCCTCCATCGAGGCCATCTCTACCGTGCCGAAGAAGCGGCACATACCCTGGCTGAAGATCTTCAGCGCGCTGATCGTGCTCTCCATTATACTGATATTCGTATTGCTAATTCTTTCGGGCATTCCACTGCAACAGCTATTCGTGGCGCTCGTCGTGCTCTTTATCGTCCAGGGCATGCTATCGGCCCTGTTCGTGGCGGCCGTCGGGGGCCACTGGAAATCGATCGCGACGGCCTTCGCTCTCGCCTGGTACGCGTTCCTCAACCCCGTGCTAGCCATCGGCTGGCTGGCCGGCGTCGTCGAGGCATCCCAGTATCCGCCCACCATGGAGGACCTGAATACGCTGCTGGGCAGCGGAGACGAAGAGGCAGGGGTCGTCGAGACGCTCAAGGGCATGTTCAATAATAAGCTGTTTAAGGCCATCGCCGTAGCCGCCGTGGCCAACGTCGGCAGCATGCTGGGCACTATCCTGGGCGCGGCCATCCTGGTATACTATTTCCACATAACCGACCCCGTGACGCTTCTGCAGTCAGGCATCGGCAACGGCTATCACGCCATCACGGCCCTGCTCGCCTCTATACGGCTGCTATAG
- a CDS encoding CBS domain-containing protein, which translates to MGIPIKLHVTFLLILPFIAFAFATSPAPLGFSGVPDLWLRIGLSLLGAILLFACVLIHELAHSYVAVHNGIKIGGITLFLFGGVSEMEDIPRNPAVEMLMAFAGPAISVVLGVVFAAIYFLVPGMQNPGSYAGTMIALLAYMNIALGVFNILPAFPMDGGRVLRGFLAERMPYIRATRIAVSIGKLFAYILALIGILTWAFGGLWFIVIALFIYMAAGEEEQATTTSMTLEGIKVKDIMTADVHTMDANATASQAIDTMFKLKHLGYPVVDAGKMVGIVTLTDVSHVPVDARATTPVRDIMTRNVITLKPDDDAFTALQKLSTNKIGRLVVMEGDRIAGIVSRTDMLKALELYEVARAGVNLPNA; encoded by the coding sequence ATGGGCATTCCCATAAAGCTCCATGTAACATTTTTACTCATACTTCCATTTATCGCCTTCGCGTTCGCGACCTCCCCCGCGCCTCTCGGCTTTAGCGGCGTGCCCGACCTCTGGCTTCGCATAGGCCTGAGCCTGCTGGGGGCGATACTGCTTTTCGCCTGCGTGCTCATCCACGAGCTGGCGCACTCGTATGTCGCCGTGCATAACGGCATAAAGATCGGGGGCATCACGCTCTTCCTGTTCGGCGGAGTCTCGGAGATGGAGGACATACCGAGGAATCCCGCGGTCGAGATGCTCATGGCCTTCGCCGGGCCGGCGATCAGCGTCGTGCTCGGCGTGGTCTTCGCGGCCATATACTTCCTTGTGCCGGGAATGCAGAATCCGGGCTCATACGCGGGCACGATGATTGCCCTCCTGGCATACATGAACATCGCCCTCGGCGTATTCAACATCCTGCCGGCCTTCCCCATGGACGGCGGCAGGGTCCTGCGTGGATTCCTGGCGGAGAGGATGCCTTACATCCGGGCCACCCGCATCGCCGTCAGCATCGGCAAGCTGTTCGCCTATATCCTGGCGCTCATCGGCATCCTGACCTGGGCGTTCGGCGGCCTGTGGTTCATCGTCATCGCCCTGTTTATTTACATGGCGGCGGGCGAGGAGGAGCAGGCGACGACGACGTCCATGACGCTGGAGGGAATAAAAGTAAAGGACATCATGACGGCGGACGTGCACACCATGGACGCGAACGCCACAGCTTCGCAGGCCATCGACACGATGTTCAAGCTCAAGCACCTCGGCTATCCAGTCGTGGACGCGGGCAAAATGGTCGGCATCGTGACGCTTACGGACGTGTCCCATGTGCCCGTGGATGCCCGGGCGACGACGCCGGTCCGCGACATCATGACCAGAAACGTTATAACGCTGAAACCCGATGATGATGCGTTCACGGCGCTTCAAAAGCTGTCGACTAACAAGATCGGGCGTCTCGTAGTGATGGAAGGAGACCGCATCGCGGGCATCGTCTCGAGGACGGACATGCTCAAGGCCCTGGAGCTCTATGAAGTGGCCCGGGCCGGAGTAAACTTACCCAACGCTTAA